AAACTGGCGGATGCGAAAGCTCGGCGAGAAGCGATGGTGATTCGGCATCGAGCCGCAAGCAAGCGGCTCATGGTCCGCGAGCGGGAGCATCATGTGGATGACGCGCTTATCCGCTTCGAGCAATTCGAGCGCAAAATGGAGCAGCTGGAGGGTCGTGTGGAGTCCTACGATCTGGGAAAGAAGCGGGATCTTCGTCATGAGATTCAGGATCTCGAGGAGGACGAGAAAGTCGAAAGGGCGCTCGGCGAGCTCAAGGAGCGAATGCGCAGCAAGTCCCCTTCGTAGTACCTGGAGCCCAAGGGGCACCAGTGCGGATGCCAAACACCTGAAAGGAATAGTCATCCATGGGTGAACTTTTTATTGCATTGTTCCTGGGTCTCCTCGCGCCGCTGTGGCTCGTGTTCCATTACATCACGAAGTGGAAGACCTCGAAGGGCCTGTCGAGTGAGGACGAAAAGCTGCTCGAGGAGCTGTACCAGTCGGCTCAGCGCATGGAGAGCCGCATCAACGCCCTGGAGACGATTCTCGATGACCGAACGGAGCGCTGGAGAGAGGATCGTTCCGATCGCCAGCGACCAAGAAGCTGAGGTACCCGTCATGAGCCGATTCCCAGACAACGGTTTTCACCCCCGCCGCCTGTACCGAGACACCGAAAACGGCATGTGCTTCGGTGTCTGTGCAGGAGTTGCCGACTACTTCGGATTCAATCTCTTTGCCGCGCGCTGCCTCACGCTGCTGGCTTTCATCTTCATGCCGGTCACGATCCTGATCTACCTCGGCGCTGCGTTTCTACTGCGACGCAAACCTCCGGAGCTGCACGGGACCCCGGAAGAGGAGGAGCTCAAGCGTACGGTTCGGCGCGATCCGCACCACGTGTTTCACGCGCTTCGCCACAGGTTCCGCCAAATGGATGCGCGCTTGGCGCGCATGGAGCGCTACATCACGTCACCGCGTTATCGGCTTGATAAGGAGTTCGAGGACCTTAGCAACTAGTTTCTGGTCAGAATCGCGCCACAGCCGCTTTCGTCCTCGTCCCGGCCCTGCGAAATACTTCCAGTATTCCTCGGTCCGGTCCGCCGGGCGCGCTGGCTCTGGCATCGATTCTGACCAGAAACTAAAGGTGCAATCGCGCCACAACCGCTTTCGTCCTCGTCCCGGCCCTGCGCTGCTACCTAACGACGATTTCGTCGACGAACAGCCACGCCCGCTTTCCGGCTCGTCGATGCCAATCCGGTAGCTTGCCGTGGTTGTGGGCTACGACTTGCACGTAACGAGCCGCCTGGCCGTTTGCATCCGCCCCGAAGCGCATGGGCAGGGGTGTTTCGTTTCGCTGCTCGGCTTGGCCAGGGCTCGCCTCGGGCAGCGGGCTGAAGTGCCTGCCGTCCTTCGAGACGCGAAACTCGACCCGTTCGGGGAGCACGATCGAGTCGCGTACGTGCCTGAGCACGCCGACCTCGATACGCTGGATCGGTTGCTCCTGGCCAAGATCCAGCGTGGCGTCCAGGTCCTCGTCCACGAAGCCTTGCCACAGTCCGTCACGCGCAACCGCGCTCCCCCGACGGCCGTCGGTGAGTGCAAGCTCGCGGGCTGCCGGGTACTTCGGGCTGAAGGGCCGCCCGTAGCGCACAGGCTTTCCCGTGGCCAGGTGCACGGAGTAGCTCGCAGCGCGGGGAAGCGACAACAGCCTGCCGGCTTCTATGGCGACGGCCGTGAGCGTGGCGTTGCCCGCGAGGGTGATGGGGCCCTCGTAGCGCGGCGAACGAGCGTCGGGTTGCGAGCCATCGAGCGTGTAGTGAATGGGAGCCTGCCGTACCGCCCGCAGGGCAACGCGAAAGCGGCCGTCAGCGGTGAGCTCGGGCTCCTGTTTGACGGCGAGCACGTGCCGCGCGTAGTCGATTCCGAGCAGATCGAAGCGCCTGAGCTCGGCGTCGACCCGCTTGGCAAAGCCGTCCCAGTCACGCCCGGCCTTCGGTGACCAGACCACCTCCGAGAGCGCCAGCATGCGCGGATAAGCCATGTACTCGGCCTTGGAAGGGGTCTTGATGTACTCGGTCCACAGGTTGGCCTGGCCGCCGATCACGCGTTCGGCTTCTGCGCTAGAAAGAGCCGGTGGAACAGGCTCGAACCGATACACTTTCTCGAGCGGCAGGTAGCCGCCGATCGCGATCGGCTCCTTTGTCTTGTCCTTGGCCTGGTAGTAGTCGAAGTAGGCGTGGCTCGTGGGGCTCATGATCACGTCGTGGCCTTGCTTGGCTGCAGCGATGCCACCGGCGACCCCTGGCCAGCTCATGACCGTGGCATCGGGTGCGAGCCCGCCCTCCAGTATTTCGTCCCAGCCGACCAGCCTGCGGCCCTTGCTGTTGAGGAACTTCTCGATCCGACGGATGAAGTAGCTCTGAAGCTCGTGCTCGTCCTTGAGGCCCTCGCGCCGAATGACCGCCTGGGCCAGCTTGCTGCTCTTCCAGCGGGCCTTGGGTGCTTCGTCTCCACCGATGTGGATGTAGCGGCTCGGGAAGAGCTCGAGCACCTCGCTGAGGACGTCTTCGAGGAAACGGAAGGTCTTTTCCTTGGGGCAGTAGATGTCTTCGTGCACGCCCCAGATCGTGGCTACCTCGAAGGGCCCCTTGGTGCAGCCGAGCTCTGGATACGCGGCGAGCGCAGCCTTCGAGTGGCCCGGCAGCTCGATTTCCGGCATTACCGTGACGAATCGAGCGGCCGCATACGCGACGATGTCACGCACCTGTTCTTGCGTGTAGAAGCCTCCGTAGCGCTGGCCGTCGAACTTGCGTGGCACGTCGTTGTTGTGACCCGCGATGGTCTGCTTGCGCCAAGCACCCACCTCGGTGAGTCTTGGATACTTCTTGATCTCGATTCGCCAGCCTTGGTCCTCGGTGAGATGCCAGTGGAACATGTTCAGCTTGTAGCGCGCCATCGTGTCGATGTAGCGCTTGATGAACTCGACCGGAAACAGGTGGCGGCCCACGTCTAGATGCATGCCCCGGTAGCGAAAGCGCGGCGCATCTTCGATCTCGACAGCCGGGATCGTCCAAGCAAGCTCGGGTAGCGGCTCGGGCGAGTCGATCTGGACCGGCGCAAGCTGGCGCAGGGTTTGGATCCCGTAAAACAGGCCGCGAGCTCGCTTCGCTCGCAAATCGATGCGAGTGGAGCCGACCGTGAGCCGATAGCCCTCCTCGGCCTCGAGCGCGGGATCAAGCCCAAGCAGTAT
The sequence above is a segment of the Pseudomonadota bacterium genome. Coding sequences within it:
- a CDS encoding family 20 glycosylhydrolase; its protein translation is MKKLRIPRHRVNMASPFRFRSGKAMLARCLTLVTGALIGCDAPASSPAKPARQQTEAARTRQTPPAQSRDLAVIPMPRKLLAKAGGFSLTARTRVAIQGYGDPEVARVARHLAQLLNTATGFALEPRAAKAEHRDSKGTILLGLDPALEAEEGYRLTVGSTRIDLRAKRARGLFYGIQTLRQLAPVQIDSPEPLPELAWTIPAVEIEDAPRFRYRGMHLDVGRHLFPVEFIKRYIDTMARYKLNMFHWHLTEDQGWRIEIKKYPRLTEVGAWRKQTIAGHNNDVPRKFDGQRYGGFYTQEQVRDIVAYAAARFVTVMPEIELPGHSKAALAAYPELGCTKGPFEVATIWGVHEDIYCPKEKTFRFLEDVLSEVLELFPSRYIHIGGDEAPKARWKSSKLAQAVIRREGLKDEHELQSYFIRRIEKFLNSKGRRLVGWDEILEGGLAPDATVMSWPGVAGGIAAAKQGHDVIMSPTSHAYFDYYQAKDKTKEPIAIGGYLPLEKVYRFEPVPPALSSAEAERVIGGQANLWTEYIKTPSKAEYMAYPRMLALSEVVWSPKAGRDWDGFAKRVDAELRRFDLLGIDYARHVLAVKQEPELTADGRFRVALRAVRQAPIHYTLDGSQPDARSPRYEGPITLAGNATLTAVAIEAGRLLSLPRAASYSVHLATGKPVRYGRPFSPKYPAARELALTDGRRGSAVARDGLWQGFVDEDLDATLDLGQEQPIQRIEVGVLRHVRDSIVLPERVEFRVSKDGRHFSPLPEASPGQAEQRNETPLPMRFGADANGQAARYVQVVAHNHGKLPDWHRRAGKRAWLFVDEIVVR
- the pspC gene encoding envelope stress response membrane protein PspC, whose protein sequence is MSRFPDNGFHPRRLYRDTENGMCFGVCAGVADYFGFNLFAARCLTLLAFIFMPVTILIYLGAAFLLRRKPPELHGTPEEEELKRTVRRDPHHVFHALRHRFRQMDARLARMERYITSPRYRLDKEFEDLSN
- the pspB gene encoding envelope stress response membrane protein PspB, which translates into the protein MGELFIALFLGLLAPLWLVFHYITKWKTSKGLSSEDEKLLEELYQSAQRMESRINALETILDDRTERWREDRSDRQRPRS